A genome region from Methanobacterium subterraneum includes the following:
- a CDS encoding RNA ligase partner protein, whose amino-acid sequence MIAKQRFVLDTTAFTDNQLRDDYGDGELDKTVEVLLDLIARSRIKLNMSCHMPPITYKEFIDYITRYDCPQSVMIKAETWIVKKTPNRYDTKIPSEIFYEYVQDMRERMNKGMRISESAVWEAAVESMVMMSRGEKKTQIEMEVIGKAIKDFRKRYRAALRKGTLDSAPDLDVLLLAKELGAGVVAADEGIKVWAERLGLRFLSAKSFPKMLREYLKYYE is encoded by the coding sequence ATGATCGCCAAACAGAGGTTTGTTTTAGATACAACTGCCTTTACTGATAACCAGTTAAGGGATGATTATGGAGATGGGGAACTAGATAAGACTGTGGAGGTCCTCTTGGATCTCATAGCCCGATCAAGGATAAAGCTCAATATGAGCTGCCACATGCCACCGATTACCTACAAAGAATTCATTGATTACATAACCCGTTATGACTGTCCCCAGAGCGTCATGATCAAAGCTGAGACTTGGATTGTGAAAAAAACCCCAAACCGTTATGACACCAAGATACCCTCGGAGATATTCTATGAATACGTTCAGGACATGAGGGAAAGGATGAATAAGGGTATGCGCATATCGGAAAGTGCTGTCTGGGAAGCGGCAGTGGAATCCATGGTCATGATGTCCAGGGGTGAGAAAAAAACCCAGATCGAGATGGAAGTAATTGGTAAGGCCATTAAAGATTTCAGGAAACGTTACCGGGCTGCACTTCGCAAGGGAACTTTGGACAGTGCTCCTGATCTGGATGTGCTCCTTCTGGCCAAGGAATTAGGAGCAGGGGTAGTGGCTGCTGATGAGGGGATCAAAGTCTGGGCCGAAAGACTGGGACTTCGCTTTTTAAGTGCCAAATCATTTCCTAAAATGCTCCGAGAGTACTTGAAATACTATGAGTAA
- the hisS gene encoding histidine--tRNA ligase has translation MELQKPRGTRDFLFKEMKERKLVENTMREVFETYGYQEIKTPIFEDLSLFTLKSGEGIIEEIYHFQDKGGRDLALRPELTAPVARIYLNQLQKAPKPIKMYYFGSCFRYERPQAGRFRQFWQLGCELIGGKSPDSEAEIIAMAAHCLEELKLKDYQIHLGNLGILRGILSQDSISAEHQDQIMAMIDKGDAEELEKLLNGIEIPETSKNILLELIGMRGHQEIINNVKNILNDYPDALKSLEELESLLIMLKAFGFTDYIVNLGIARGLDYYTGTVFEIYVEGLGAQKQISGGGTYNLIEVFGGEKVESTGFAFGFDRVMEALKIQNPRIPGEERVDVFVAPISAEMKLNAFEIAQNLRKCGISTDVELVGRKLKKILSFAANSGAKFVVLIGARELEEGKVTIKDMTSGEQEQVSIEMVSDVLLNQINNEE, from the coding sequence ATGGAACTACAAAAACCTAGGGGAACCCGTGATTTTCTCTTTAAGGAGATGAAAGAAAGAAAGCTCGTGGAAAACACCATGAGAGAGGTCTTTGAAACCTATGGTTATCAGGAGATTAAAACCCCTATATTTGAGGATCTATCCCTTTTCACTCTGAAATCAGGTGAAGGAATAATAGAAGAAATATACCACTTCCAGGATAAGGGAGGGCGAGACCTAGCACTTAGGCCGGAGTTAACAGCACCTGTAGCCAGAATATACTTAAATCAACTGCAAAAAGCACCAAAACCCATCAAAATGTACTATTTTGGTAGTTGCTTCCGCTACGAAAGACCACAAGCCGGGCGCTTCCGGCAGTTCTGGCAGCTGGGGTGTGAACTCATCGGTGGAAAATCACCAGATTCTGAGGCAGAAATCATTGCCATGGCCGCCCATTGTTTGGAAGAACTGAAACTGAAAGACTATCAAATACACCTAGGAAATCTGGGAATTTTAAGGGGAATCTTGAGCCAGGATAGTATTTCAGCCGAACATCAGGATCAAATCATGGCCATGATAGACAAGGGAGATGCAGAGGAACTGGAAAAGCTATTAAATGGGATTGAAATTCCTGAAACTTCAAAAAACATTCTGCTAGAACTAATTGGTATGCGAGGACATCAGGAAATTATTAATAATGTGAAAAATATCCTTAATGATTATCCTGATGCATTAAAATCCCTTGAAGAACTTGAATCACTTTTAATAATGCTGAAAGCCTTTGGTTTTACAGATTACATTGTGAATCTAGGTATTGCCCGTGGATTAGATTATTACACTGGAACGGTATTTGAGATCTATGTGGAAGGCCTAGGAGCCCAGAAACAAATAAGTGGTGGGGGAACTTATAATTTAATAGAGGTTTTTGGTGGTGAAAAGGTGGAATCCACTGGATTTGCCTTTGGCTTCGATCGGGTTATGGAAGCCCTTAAAATACAGAACCCCCGTATCCCTGGAGAAGAAAGAGTTGATGTTTTTGTAGCTCCCATATCTGCTGAAATGAAACTTAATGCCTTCGAAATAGCTCAAAATTTAAGAAAGTGTGGTATTTCAACTGATGTGGAACTGGTGGGGCGAAAACTAAAGAAAATCCTTTCCTTCGCTGCTAACTCAGGAGCAAAGTTCGTAGTTCTCATTGGGGCCCGTGAATTGGAAGAAGGCAAAGTCACCATTAAAGACATGACCTCTGGAGAACAGGAACAAGTATCCATTGAAATGGTCAGTGATGTTCTATTAAACCAGATTAATAATGAGGAATGA
- the hisI gene encoding phosphoribosyl-AMP cyclohydrolase: MDLPELNYRHVVNGEKLVIAIAQDYKTEEVLMVAYMNRDAFEKTIETGKAHYWSTSRNQLWFKGESSGHVQEVKEIFTDCDQDALLLKVKQVGAACHQGYYSCFYREIQNNGQKLEIVKEKVFAPEKVYGE, from the coding sequence ATGGATTTACCCGAGCTCAACTACCGACATGTGGTTAACGGAGAAAAACTGGTTATAGCCATAGCCCAAGATTATAAAACAGAAGAAGTGCTTATGGTGGCCTATATGAACCGTGATGCCTTTGAAAAGACTATTGAAACCGGTAAAGCCCATTACTGGAGCACCAGCCGTAACCAGTTATGGTTCAAGGGTGAAAGCTCAGGCCATGTGCAGGAAGTCAAGGAGATATTCACTGATTGTGACCAGGATGCATTGCTCCTTAAAGTAAAACAAGTGGGTGCTGCCTGTCACCAGGGCTATTATTCCTGTTTCTACAGAGAAATACAAAATAATGGGCAAAAACTTGAAATAGTTAAGGAAAAGGTTTTTGCACCTGAAAAAGTTTATGGAGAATGA